A genome region from Fibrobacterota bacterium includes the following:
- a CDS encoding toxin-antitoxin system HicB family antitoxin, with protein sequence MKSKQSTLIIRLPNELKHKVELMADEQGVSLNQFALYAFTKEVIQSETQSYFQDIWKDKTKKEILGDFDAVMKKVGKKKAPDWDKI encoded by the coding sequence ATGAAAAGTAAGCAGAGTACCTTAATCATCCGGCTTCCGAATGAACTTAAACACAAGGTTGAGCTCATGGCGGACGAACAAGGCGTTTCGCTTAATCAATTCGCGCTTTATGCTTTTACCAAGGAAGTCATCCAGTCCGAAACCCAGAGCTATTTCCAGGATATTTGGAAGGACAAAACCAAAAAGGAGATCTTGGGTGATTTTGATGCGGTGATGAAAAAGGTTGGCAAGAAAAAGGCGCCTGATTGGGATAAGATTTAA
- a CDS encoding putative toxin-antitoxin system toxin component, PIN family: MLVVLDTNVLFQSLYSSEGASHFILGLIRHQKIKLALSLKVFAEYEEVLKRKKSLKDFGMGVEDVEHVLSFLAYIGRPFDTHFHFRPNLRDESDNIFVELAVASGAQFVITNNVRDFTHHSQLRFPDFLVATPSSFVKGWRKRNEK; encoded by the coding sequence GTGCTTGTCGTGTTAGACACTAACGTTCTTTTCCAATCCCTATACAGTTCGGAGGGCGCATCTCACTTCATTCTGGGCCTCATCCGGCATCAAAAGATTAAGCTGGCCCTCTCCCTCAAGGTCTTCGCTGAATATGAAGAAGTTTTAAAAAGGAAAAAAAGCCTTAAGGATTTTGGCATGGGAGTAGAGGACGTGGAGCATGTCTTATCGTTTCTCGCCTATATCGGAAGACCATTCGATACGCATTTCCACTTCAGGCCCAACCTGAGGGATGAAAGCGACAACATTTTTGTGGAGCTTGCCGTCGCAAGCGGGGCTCAATTCGTGATTACGAATAATGTTCGCGATTTTACCCATCATTCGCAATTGCGTTTTCCTGATTTTTTAGTCGCGACGCCATCCAGCTTCGTGAAAGGGTGGAGGAAAAGAAATGAAAAGTAA